A part of Tachysurus vachellii isolate PV-2020 chromosome 4, HZAU_Pvac_v1, whole genome shotgun sequence genomic DNA contains:
- the zgc:123305 gene encoding zgc:123305 isoform X2 — protein MNYVGQLAETVFVTVKELYRGLNPATLTGGIDVIVVRQPDGSLQCSPFHVRFGKLGVLRSKEKVVDIEINGEPVDLHMKLGNNGEAFFVEESDGLEVGVPAHLCTSPIPMENPEVSEVAESPFNTTASSRRKKRRKKRTRSDAHLHEDDSSSSEERETPEQDVLKEESVFMASKSVYYSLSEEPGEDALGPQAGDLHPYSDGECSPHESLFYSRPSSPKSDSELFVKPQETSGPQMQWNWGGFPKVCSPERGSPPPLVTPSEHSHFRTIQRQASFNMESSDPLTTVTVLRTEPWILENRVEHSTPNTDASSPTDQASLLTPPLVEPAVGSEQQNISELETLSGLSDCMANTVSTCGTDCDTRTANRVNADNFTGPSNSDRVVSVLNDVSKKPVISVCSEYHASTVSVLDTADPISMAQSEALASLVDKISSFTETDQHTTAEIGTSVERDSGIEALTEGFAEATVAPQTNQEAKSVGVIEHVDSVKFEKSSFSQSSNAAESSTKAAESQEKKNGKRSQHVGPADIYLDDLSKLDPEVVALYFPKSEGESPSQCDAELGSVPSIQSSQSGQQSPQTVSTANVDSGTEYLSDSTTDNLEVSLSLCGTEGYSRKIKKEKFEEHMVTYQDFVNNPGIIDDPNLVICINSNYYNWAAAAPMILSMQAFQKNLPTSTVEQLVKDKMPKKSGRWWFSWRRKDLENNQPNTKPDSEDHQAEASSSPTIPPTTKDHSAQLSSDDDGNESESVNRQESVTEAMSTAQCLNQIYRKSLRLTSQQIERLSLKEGANNIVFSVTTQYQGTCRCEAAIYLWNWDDKVIISDIDGTITKSDALGHILPQLGKDWTHQGIAKLYHKIHENGYKFLYCSARAIGMANITKGYLQWVNDKGIVLPKGPVLLAPSSLFSALHREVIEKKPEVFKIACLTDIRDLFSPHRHPFYAAFGNRTNDAFAYKKVGVPETRIFTVNPKGELIQENSKSHKSSYSHLSELVEHVFPLVSKGRPASLDYPEFSNFSFWREPLAPLDLTSL, from the exons ATGAACTACGTTGGCCAGTTGGCAGAGACTGTTTTTGTAACTGTCAAGGAGCTTTatcgtggactaaaccctgctACACTCACCGGTGGGATTGATGTAATCGTTGTGCGTCAGCCGGATGGCAGTCTCCAGTGTTCACCTTTCCATGTGCGCTTTGGAAAACTGGGGGTTCTTCGCTCCAAGGAGAAAGTG GTGGATATTGAGATCAATGGTGAGCCAGTTGACCTGCACATGAAACTTGGGAACAATGGAGAAGCATTCTTTGTGGAAGAGAGTGATGGCTTGGAG GTCGGAGTACCAGCCCACCTTTGCACCTCACCCATCCCTATGGAGAATCCAGAGGTTTCAGAAGTGGCCGAGTCTCCCTTTAACACCACCGCGTCAAGCCGGCGGAAAAAACGGCGCAAGAAACGCACCCGATCAGATGCACATCTCCATGAGGATGATAGCTCCTCctcagaggagagagagaccccAGAACAGGATGTCCTGAAAGAGGAGTCTGTGTTCATGGCAAG taaGTCTGTGTATTACTCTCTGTCTGAGGAACCAGGTGAGGATGCACTTGGACCGCAGGCAGGTGACTTGCATCCTTACTCTGATGGAGAGTGTTCACCTCACGAGAG CCTGTTCTATAGTCGACCCTCCTCTCCTAAGAGTGACTCTGAACTGTTTGTAAAACCTCAGGAAACATCAGGGCCTCAGATGCAGTGGAACTGGGGTGGATTTCCCAAG GTGTGTTCACCAGAGCGAGGCAGCCCTCCCCCTCTCGTTACACCCTCTGAGCACTCCCACTTCCGGACCATCCAACGGCAGGCCTCATTCAACATGGAGTCTTCCGACCCCTTAACCACTGTAACTGTATTGAGAACAGAACCTTGGATTCTTGAAAATAGAGTTGAACACTCAACCCCAAACACAGATGCTTCCTCTCCCACAGACCAGGCTTCACTACTCACACCACCCCTTGTGGAGCCTGCAGTGGGCTCTGAGCAACAGAACATTTCAGAACTGGAGACCTTGAGTGGCCTGAGTGATTGCATGGCTAACACAGTTAGCACATGTGGCACAGACTGTGACACTAGAACTGCAAATCGAGTTAACGCAGACAACTTCACAGGTCCTTCTAACTCTGATAGGGTAGTCAGTGTTCTTAATGATGTTAGTAAAAAACCTGTCATCTCGGTTTGCTCTGAATACCATGCAAGCACTGTTAGTGTATTGGATACAGCTGACCCAATTAGCATGGCTCAGTCGGAAGCGTTAGCTTCCCTTGTCGataaaatcagttcttttacTGAGACAGATCAACACACTACAGCAGAAATAGGAACTTCagtagagagagacagtggtATTGAAGCATTGACAGAAGGATTTGCAGAGGCTACAGTGGCTCCACAAACAAATCAGGAAGCAAAGAGTGTTGGAGTGATTGAACATGTGGATTCTGTTAAATTTGAGAAGTCTAGCTTCTCCCAGTCATCTAATGCAGCAGAATCTTCAACTAAAGCAGCAGAATCCCAGGAAAAGAAAAACG GCAAACGCAGTCAGCATGTGGGACCAGCAGATATCTATCTGGATGATTTGTCTAAACTTGACCCTGAGGTGGTTGCACTTTATTTTCCCAAAAG TGAAGGTGAATCTCCTTCACAGTGTGATGCTGAGCTGGGTTCAGTTCCATCCATACAGTCCTCACAGTCAGGCCAACAGTCTCCTCAGACTGTAAGCACTGCCAACGTGGACAGTGGGACTGAGTATCTATCAGACTCAACCACTGACAATTTGGAGGTTTCCTTGTCCCTCTGTGGAACTGAGGGATACTCCAGGAAGATCAAGAAAG AAAAGTTTGAAGAGCACATGGTCACTTATCAAGACTTTGTCAACAACCCTGGAATTATTGATGACCCAAACCTTGTCATCTGTATCAACTCAAA TTATTACAACTGGGCAGCTGCTGCTCCGATGATTCTGTCAATGCAAGCTTTTCAGAAGAATTTGCCAACG AGTACAGTTGAGCAGTTAGTTAAAGATAAGATGCCTAAGAAGTCTGGTCGCTGGTGGTTTTCCTGGAGAAGAAAAGACTTGGAAAATAATCAG CCAAACACAAAGCCTGACTCTGAAGACCATCAAGCTGAGGCGTCATCTTCTCCTACTATACCTCCCACAACAAA GGATCACTCTGCTCAGCTCTccagtgatgatgatggtaatgaaagtgaaagtgtgaaCAGACAGGAAAGTGTAACAGAAGCCATGAGCACTGCACAGTGCCTTAATCAGATTTACCGCAAATCCCTCCGCCTCACCTCCCAACAGATA GAGCGTCTCAGTTTGAAAGAGGGCGCTAACAATATTGTATTCAGTGTGACCACTCAGTACCAGGGCACTTGCCGTTGTGAAGCTGCCATCTATCTGTGGAACTGGGATGATAAAGTCATAATCTCTGACATTGATGGAACCATCACCAA GTCCGATGCACTAGGCCACATTCTGCCACAGCTGGGCAAAGACTGGACGCACCAAGGCATTGCGAAACTTTACCACAAAATACATGA AAACGGCTACAAGTTCCTGTACTGTTCAGCCCGTGCCATAGGAATGGCAAACATCACCAAGGGCTACCTGCAGTGGGTCAATGATAAAGGCATTGTCCTACCTAAAGGACCTGTACTACTTGCTCCCAGCAGCTTATTCTCAGCTTTACACAG GGAGGTAATTGAGAAGAAGCCAGAGGTCTTTAAAATCGCATGCCTGACTGACATTAGAGACCTTTTCAGTCCACACAGACATCCATTCTATGCTGCATTTGGCAACAGGACCAAT gatGCATTTGCTTATAAGAAAGTTGGTGTACCTGAAACTCGGATCTTCACTGTGAACCCTAAAGGGGAGCTCATACAGGAGAACAGCAAAAGCCACAAGTCCTC GTATTCTCACTTGAGTGAACTGGTGGAACATGTCTTCCCTCTCGTCTCTAAAGGCAGGCCTGCATCCTTGGATTACCCAGAATTCAGTAACTTTTCATTCTGGAGAGAGCCTTTAGCACCACTTGACCTCACTTCACTCTAG
- the zgc:123305 gene encoding zgc:123305 isoform X1 encodes MNYVGQLAETVFVTVKELYRGLNPATLTGGIDVIVVRQPDGSLQCSPFHVRFGKLGVLRSKEKVVDIEINGEPVDLHMKLGNNGEAFFVEESDGLEVGVPAHLCTSPIPMENPEVSEVAESPFNTTASSRRKKRRKKRTRSDAHLHEDDSSSSEERETPEQDVLKEESVFMASKSVYYSLSEEPGEDALGPQAGDLHPYSDGECSPHESLFYSRPSSPKSDSELFVKPQETSGPQMQWNWGGFPKQVCSPERGSPPPLVTPSEHSHFRTIQRQASFNMESSDPLTTVTVLRTEPWILENRVEHSTPNTDASSPTDQASLLTPPLVEPAVGSEQQNISELETLSGLSDCMANTVSTCGTDCDTRTANRVNADNFTGPSNSDRVVSVLNDVSKKPVISVCSEYHASTVSVLDTADPISMAQSEALASLVDKISSFTETDQHTTAEIGTSVERDSGIEALTEGFAEATVAPQTNQEAKSVGVIEHVDSVKFEKSSFSQSSNAAESSTKAAESQEKKNGKRSQHVGPADIYLDDLSKLDPEVVALYFPKSEGESPSQCDAELGSVPSIQSSQSGQQSPQTVSTANVDSGTEYLSDSTTDNLEVSLSLCGTEGYSRKIKKEKFEEHMVTYQDFVNNPGIIDDPNLVICINSNYYNWAAAAPMILSMQAFQKNLPTSTVEQLVKDKMPKKSGRWWFSWRRKDLENNQPNTKPDSEDHQAEASSSPTIPPTTKDHSAQLSSDDDGNESESVNRQESVTEAMSTAQCLNQIYRKSLRLTSQQIERLSLKEGANNIVFSVTTQYQGTCRCEAAIYLWNWDDKVIISDIDGTITKSDALGHILPQLGKDWTHQGIAKLYHKIHENGYKFLYCSARAIGMANITKGYLQWVNDKGIVLPKGPVLLAPSSLFSALHREVIEKKPEVFKIACLTDIRDLFSPHRHPFYAAFGNRTNDAFAYKKVGVPETRIFTVNPKGELIQENSKSHKSSYSHLSELVEHVFPLVSKGRPASLDYPEFSNFSFWREPLAPLDLTSL; translated from the exons ATGAACTACGTTGGCCAGTTGGCAGAGACTGTTTTTGTAACTGTCAAGGAGCTTTatcgtggactaaaccctgctACACTCACCGGTGGGATTGATGTAATCGTTGTGCGTCAGCCGGATGGCAGTCTCCAGTGTTCACCTTTCCATGTGCGCTTTGGAAAACTGGGGGTTCTTCGCTCCAAGGAGAAAGTG GTGGATATTGAGATCAATGGTGAGCCAGTTGACCTGCACATGAAACTTGGGAACAATGGAGAAGCATTCTTTGTGGAAGAGAGTGATGGCTTGGAG GTCGGAGTACCAGCCCACCTTTGCACCTCACCCATCCCTATGGAGAATCCAGAGGTTTCAGAAGTGGCCGAGTCTCCCTTTAACACCACCGCGTCAAGCCGGCGGAAAAAACGGCGCAAGAAACGCACCCGATCAGATGCACATCTCCATGAGGATGATAGCTCCTCctcagaggagagagagaccccAGAACAGGATGTCCTGAAAGAGGAGTCTGTGTTCATGGCAAG taaGTCTGTGTATTACTCTCTGTCTGAGGAACCAGGTGAGGATGCACTTGGACCGCAGGCAGGTGACTTGCATCCTTACTCTGATGGAGAGTGTTCACCTCACGAGAG CCTGTTCTATAGTCGACCCTCCTCTCCTAAGAGTGACTCTGAACTGTTTGTAAAACCTCAGGAAACATCAGGGCCTCAGATGCAGTGGAACTGGGGTGGATTTCCCAAG CAGGTGTGTTCACCAGAGCGAGGCAGCCCTCCCCCTCTCGTTACACCCTCTGAGCACTCCCACTTCCGGACCATCCAACGGCAGGCCTCATTCAACATGGAGTCTTCCGACCCCTTAACCACTGTAACTGTATTGAGAACAGAACCTTGGATTCTTGAAAATAGAGTTGAACACTCAACCCCAAACACAGATGCTTCCTCTCCCACAGACCAGGCTTCACTACTCACACCACCCCTTGTGGAGCCTGCAGTGGGCTCTGAGCAACAGAACATTTCAGAACTGGAGACCTTGAGTGGCCTGAGTGATTGCATGGCTAACACAGTTAGCACATGTGGCACAGACTGTGACACTAGAACTGCAAATCGAGTTAACGCAGACAACTTCACAGGTCCTTCTAACTCTGATAGGGTAGTCAGTGTTCTTAATGATGTTAGTAAAAAACCTGTCATCTCGGTTTGCTCTGAATACCATGCAAGCACTGTTAGTGTATTGGATACAGCTGACCCAATTAGCATGGCTCAGTCGGAAGCGTTAGCTTCCCTTGTCGataaaatcagttcttttacTGAGACAGATCAACACACTACAGCAGAAATAGGAACTTCagtagagagagacagtggtATTGAAGCATTGACAGAAGGATTTGCAGAGGCTACAGTGGCTCCACAAACAAATCAGGAAGCAAAGAGTGTTGGAGTGATTGAACATGTGGATTCTGTTAAATTTGAGAAGTCTAGCTTCTCCCAGTCATCTAATGCAGCAGAATCTTCAACTAAAGCAGCAGAATCCCAGGAAAAGAAAAACG GCAAACGCAGTCAGCATGTGGGACCAGCAGATATCTATCTGGATGATTTGTCTAAACTTGACCCTGAGGTGGTTGCACTTTATTTTCCCAAAAG TGAAGGTGAATCTCCTTCACAGTGTGATGCTGAGCTGGGTTCAGTTCCATCCATACAGTCCTCACAGTCAGGCCAACAGTCTCCTCAGACTGTAAGCACTGCCAACGTGGACAGTGGGACTGAGTATCTATCAGACTCAACCACTGACAATTTGGAGGTTTCCTTGTCCCTCTGTGGAACTGAGGGATACTCCAGGAAGATCAAGAAAG AAAAGTTTGAAGAGCACATGGTCACTTATCAAGACTTTGTCAACAACCCTGGAATTATTGATGACCCAAACCTTGTCATCTGTATCAACTCAAA TTATTACAACTGGGCAGCTGCTGCTCCGATGATTCTGTCAATGCAAGCTTTTCAGAAGAATTTGCCAACG AGTACAGTTGAGCAGTTAGTTAAAGATAAGATGCCTAAGAAGTCTGGTCGCTGGTGGTTTTCCTGGAGAAGAAAAGACTTGGAAAATAATCAG CCAAACACAAAGCCTGACTCTGAAGACCATCAAGCTGAGGCGTCATCTTCTCCTACTATACCTCCCACAACAAA GGATCACTCTGCTCAGCTCTccagtgatgatgatggtaatgaaagtgaaagtgtgaaCAGACAGGAAAGTGTAACAGAAGCCATGAGCACTGCACAGTGCCTTAATCAGATTTACCGCAAATCCCTCCGCCTCACCTCCCAACAGATA GAGCGTCTCAGTTTGAAAGAGGGCGCTAACAATATTGTATTCAGTGTGACCACTCAGTACCAGGGCACTTGCCGTTGTGAAGCTGCCATCTATCTGTGGAACTGGGATGATAAAGTCATAATCTCTGACATTGATGGAACCATCACCAA GTCCGATGCACTAGGCCACATTCTGCCACAGCTGGGCAAAGACTGGACGCACCAAGGCATTGCGAAACTTTACCACAAAATACATGA AAACGGCTACAAGTTCCTGTACTGTTCAGCCCGTGCCATAGGAATGGCAAACATCACCAAGGGCTACCTGCAGTGGGTCAATGATAAAGGCATTGTCCTACCTAAAGGACCTGTACTACTTGCTCCCAGCAGCTTATTCTCAGCTTTACACAG GGAGGTAATTGAGAAGAAGCCAGAGGTCTTTAAAATCGCATGCCTGACTGACATTAGAGACCTTTTCAGTCCACACAGACATCCATTCTATGCTGCATTTGGCAACAGGACCAAT gatGCATTTGCTTATAAGAAAGTTGGTGTACCTGAAACTCGGATCTTCACTGTGAACCCTAAAGGGGAGCTCATACAGGAGAACAGCAAAAGCCACAAGTCCTC GTATTCTCACTTGAGTGAACTGGTGGAACATGTCTTCCCTCTCGTCTCTAAAGGCAGGCCTGCATCCTTGGATTACCCAGAATTCAGTAACTTTTCATTCTGGAGAGAGCCTTTAGCACCACTTGACCTCACTTCACTCTAG